One Streptomyces sp. NBC_00554 DNA segment encodes these proteins:
- a CDS encoding MerR family transcriptional regulator: protein MLQTPSGGADTGTAAVDSGLMSIGTVLNVLRDEFPEVTISKIRFLESEGLIEPQRTPSGYRKFSANDVERLGHVLRMQRDHYLPLKVIREYLDALERGEPVRLPSVGRQRDSGEGELFGGPEAPTAARVGRAELLAAAEIGDQELEEWESYGLIAPLSDGAYDAEAVTVAALVVELGRFGIEPRHLRAMKAAAERDAGLVDQVVAPLRRHRNPQTRAHAEARTKELAGLTVKLHAALVQTALGVRLP from the coding sequence ATGCTTCAAACACCGAGCGGCGGTGCCGACACCGGTACCGCCGCCGTGGACAGTGGGCTGATGAGCATCGGCACGGTGCTCAACGTACTGCGCGACGAGTTCCCCGAAGTCACGATCTCCAAGATCAGGTTTCTGGAGTCGGAGGGGCTCATCGAGCCGCAGCGGACCCCCTCGGGGTATCGCAAGTTCAGCGCCAACGACGTCGAGCGCCTCGGCCATGTGCTGAGGATGCAGCGGGACCACTATCTGCCCCTGAAGGTCATCCGTGAGTACCTGGACGCCCTGGAGCGTGGTGAGCCGGTCCGGCTGCCGTCCGTGGGGCGTCAGCGCGATTCCGGCGAGGGGGAGCTGTTCGGCGGGCCCGAAGCGCCCACGGCCGCCCGGGTGGGCCGTGCCGAGCTGCTGGCCGCCGCCGAGATCGGTGATCAGGAACTCGAGGAGTGGGAGTCGTACGGGCTCATCGCGCCGCTGTCGGACGGGGCGTACGACGCCGAGGCGGTGACCGTCGCCGCGCTCGTCGTCGAGCTGGGGCGGTTCGGGATCGAGCCGCGCCATCTGCGTGCGATGAAGGCCGCGGCCGAGCGTGACGCCGGGCTGGTCGACCAGGTGGTGGCCCCGCTGCGGCGGCACCGCAATCCGCAGACAAGGGCGCACGCCGAGGCGCGTACGAAGGAGCTGGCGGGGCTCACGGTGAAGCTGCACGCCGCGCTAGTGCAGACCGCGCTCGGCGTGCGTCTGCCCTGA
- a CDS encoding bifunctional nuclease family protein gives MNELDVVGVRVEMPSNQPIVLLREVGGDRYLPIWIGPGEATAIAFAQQGMAPARPLTHDLFKDVLEAVGQELTEVRITDLREGVFYAELVFASGVEVSARPSDAIALALRTGTPIYGSDGVLDDAGIAIPDEQEDEVEKFREFLDQISPEDFGTNSQ, from the coding sequence GTGAACGAGCTCGATGTCGTAGGTGTCCGGGTCGAAATGCCCTCCAACCAACCGATCGTGCTTCTGCGTGAAGTGGGAGGCGATCGCTACCTCCCCATCTGGATCGGACCGGGGGAGGCGACCGCGATCGCCTTCGCCCAGCAGGGCATGGCCCCGGCGCGCCCGTTGACCCACGACCTGTTCAAGGACGTGCTGGAAGCCGTCGGCCAGGAGCTCACCGAAGTGCGCATCACGGACCTGCGTGAGGGCGTGTTCTACGCCGAGTTGGTGTTCGCCAGCGGGGTCGAGGTGAGTGCCCGGCCCTCTGACGCCATAGCGCTGGCCCTGCGTACCGGGACGCCGATCTACGGCAGTGACGGCGTGCTCGACGACGCCGGTATCGCGATCCCGGACGAGCAGGAGGACGAAGTGGAGAAGTTCCGCGAGTTCCTCGACCAGATCTCGCCCGAGGACTTCGGCACCAACAGCCAGTGA
- a CDS encoding DUF881 domain-containing protein yields the protein MSNDDEASTASGTPENRLRKELPEEIRATAPAPKVPEEKEAGGEPTLTGRQRLVKGLWPPRVSRAQLIVALLLFGLGFGLAVQVASNSDSGSALRGARQEDLVRILDELDSRTQRLEDEKQGLEDQRTELENSSDQAEEARKQTVEREKQLGILAGTVAAQGPGITLTINDSKGTVEADMLLDAIQELRAAGAEAIQVNGVRVVASTYLTDSDKGVNVDGNKITQPYRFKVIGKSQDLEPALNIPGGVVQTLEKEQATVTVEPSTKIVVDALRPAKQPDYARSSQ from the coding sequence ATGAGCAACGACGACGAGGCATCGACGGCCTCCGGGACTCCGGAGAATCGTCTGCGCAAGGAACTTCCCGAAGAGATCCGGGCCACGGCTCCCGCGCCAAAGGTGCCGGAGGAGAAGGAAGCGGGCGGCGAGCCGACGCTGACCGGCCGTCAGCGACTGGTGAAGGGGCTGTGGCCGCCGCGCGTGTCGCGCGCGCAACTCATCGTCGCCCTGCTGCTGTTCGGCCTCGGTTTCGGTCTGGCCGTCCAGGTGGCGTCCAACAGCGACAGTGGTAGTGCCCTGCGCGGCGCACGTCAGGAAGATCTCGTACGCATCCTCGATGAACTGGACAGCCGTACACAGCGTCTTGAGGACGAGAAGCAGGGTCTCGAGGATCAGCGCACCGAGTTGGAGAACAGTTCGGACCAGGCCGAGGAGGCTCGCAAGCAGACCGTCGAGAGGGAGAAGCAACTCGGCATTCTGGCGGGCACGGTGGCCGCGCAGGGCCCCGGCATCACTCTGACGATCAACGACAGCAAAGGGACGGTCGAGGCGGACATGCTGCTCGACGCGATCCAGGAGTTGCGTGCGGCAGGTGCGGAGGCGATCCAGGTGAACGGTGTACGGGTCGTCGCAAGCACCTATCTGACGGATTCCGACAAGGGGGTGAACGTGGACGGGAACAAGATCACCCAGCCCTACCGTTTCAAGGTCATCGGCAAGTCGCAGGACCTGGAGCCGGCGCTCAACATCCCCGGAGGCGTGGTGCAGACACTGGAGAAGGAGCAGGCCACCGTCACGGTGGAGCCCTCGACGAAGATCGTGGTGGACGCCTTGCGACCGGCGAAGCAGCCTGACTACGCTCGGTCGTCCCAGTGA
- a CDS encoding DUF881 domain-containing protein yields the protein MCGMPQQPPVRSSPTRPSRPDASMSLLTNVMDHSLDDGYAEAAARKQAEGAGGMPKTVRAKLGLAAGLVLAALVVTLGAANARISAPVIAKERQELIDRIERETSAADKLEDNVDTLRADVSARQRAALKSDGGGEQADLVGILSGATAVHGPGVKLVVDDAKEASQDGDGDPRETSGFSDTGRVRDRDMQRVVNGLWESGAEAISINGQRLTALSAIRAAGDAILVDNKPLVPPYTVLAVGDGQRLSTRFQNSADGLYLHALQENYGIRTSISVQDDVRLAAAPSVIVRTAQPSTEKGTS from the coding sequence ATGTGCGGCATGCCGCAGCAGCCCCCCGTTCGGAGCAGTCCTACGCGCCCGTCGCGCCCGGACGCCTCCATGTCGCTGCTCACCAATGTCATGGACCACAGCCTCGACGACGGTTACGCCGAGGCGGCTGCCCGGAAGCAGGCCGAGGGCGCTGGCGGAATGCCGAAGACGGTACGGGCCAAGCTCGGTCTGGCGGCCGGCCTCGTCCTGGCGGCCCTGGTGGTGACCCTGGGAGCGGCGAACGCACGGATCTCGGCGCCTGTCATCGCCAAGGAGCGCCAGGAACTCATCGACCGTATCGAGCGCGAGACCTCGGCCGCGGACAAGCTCGAAGACAATGTCGATACTTTGCGCGCCGATGTGAGCGCGCGGCAGCGTGCAGCGCTGAAGTCGGACGGGGGCGGCGAGCAGGCCGATCTGGTGGGCATTCTGTCGGGCGCCACCGCGGTGCACGGCCCCGGCGTGAAGCTCGTCGTGGACGACGCCAAGGAAGCCAGCCAGGACGGCGACGGTGACCCGCGGGAGACCTCCGGGTTCTCCGACACCGGACGTGTGCGTGACCGTGACATGCAGCGGGTCGTCAACGGGCTGTGGGAGTCGGGTGCCGAGGCCATCTCGATCAACGGTCAGCGGCTGACGGCCCTGTCGGCGATCCGGGCAGCGGGTGACGCGATACTGGTCGACAACAAGCCGCTGGTGCCGCCGTACACGGTGCTCGCGGTGGGAGACGGTCAGCGGCTCAGCACCCGGTTCCAGAACAGTGCCGACGGGCTGTATCTGCATGCCCTGCAGGAGAACTACGGGATCCGGACCAGCATTTCCGTCCAGGACGACGTCCGGTTGGCCGCCGCACCGAGTGTGATCGTACGTACAGCACAGCCGAGCACAGAGAAGGGCACATCGTGA
- a CDS encoding small basic family protein, with protein MIAVLGLVVGVVAGLLVRPEVPAVVEPYLPIAVVAALDAVFGGLRAMLDGIFDDKVFVVSFLSNVVVAALIVFLGDKLGVGAQLSTGVVVVLGIRIFSNAAAIRRHVFRA; from the coding sequence GTGATCGCCGTACTGGGCCTCGTCGTGGGAGTCGTGGCTGGATTGTTGGTCCGGCCCGAGGTTCCGGCAGTCGTCGAGCCTTATCTCCCGATCGCCGTGGTGGCGGCGCTCGACGCCGTGTTCGGAGGCCTGCGCGCGATGCTCGACGGCATCTTCGACGACAAGGTCTTCGTGGTGTCGTTCCTGTCGAACGTGGTCGTGGCCGCGCTGATCGTCTTCCTGGGCGACAAGTTGGGTGTGGGCGCCCAGCTCTCCACCGGCGTCGTGGTCGTCCTCGGCATCCGTATCTTCTCCAATGCCGCGGCGATCCGCCGGCACGTGTTCCGGGCGTGA
- a CDS encoding FHA domain-containing protein, with protein sequence MGGAWWKLSGGYGRCEGVRLDRCVQSGFVLPHGRVYFGQGESPVKLFGKLFGKSARGEGGDNATARHRAPRHGDAEDQGGERPLFRDQVGGDISGGQGAPSVDPAQSGRIGFGDPSASSTGGGFPSDPYASHAPGGQPRQEDPSMSALVCTRCGNRNAENSRFCSNCGAPLRSGVTPERPSETTSTISISGLEAYDAEVTGQTLSPALSPEAQAAVDALPLGSALLVVRRGPNSGSRFLLDGELTTAGRHPQSDIFLDDVTVSRRHVEFRRVGDGSFTVADVGSLNGTYVNRERIDSVALSNGDEVQIGKYRLVFYASQRGI encoded by the coding sequence ATGGGTGGTGCGTGGTGGAAACTGTCAGGTGGATACGGACGTTGTGAGGGTGTCCGGCTCGACCGGTGTGTTCAGTCAGGGTTCGTCCTGCCCCACGGGCGGGTCTATTTCGGTCAAGGGGAATCGCCCGTGAAGTTGTTTGGGAAGTTGTTCGGCAAGAGCGCACGAGGAGAGGGCGGCGACAACGCCACTGCCCGCCATCGTGCACCACGCCATGGAGACGCGGAGGACCAGGGGGGCGAGCGCCCGCTGTTCCGGGACCAGGTCGGTGGTGACATTTCCGGTGGTCAGGGCGCGCCGTCTGTTGACCCTGCCCAGTCCGGCCGCATAGGTTTCGGGGACCCGTCAGCCTCAAGTACGGGTGGAGGGTTTCCCTCCGACCCGTACGCGTCCCATGCCCCTGGAGGGCAGCCGCGGCAGGAGGATCCGTCGATGTCGGCCCTGGTGTGTACGAGGTGCGGTAACCGCAACGCGGAAAACAGCCGTTTCTGCTCCAACTGCGGTGCTCCGCTGCGGAGCGGGGTGACCCCGGAGCGTCCGTCCGAGACGACGTCCACGATCTCCATTTCGGGCCTCGAGGCCTACGACGCCGAGGTGACGGGCCAGACGCTCTCGCCGGCGCTCTCCCCGGAGGCGCAGGCGGCCGTCGACGCGCTGCCGCTCGGCTCGGCGCTCCTGGTGGTGCGCCGCGGCCCGAACTCGGGCAGCCGCTTCCTGCTGGACGGCGAGCTGACCACGGCCGGGCGTCATCCGCAGAGCGACATCTTTCTGGACGACGTGACCGTGTCACGCCGCCACGTGGAGTTCCGCCGCGTCGGTGACGGCTCATTCACCGTGGCAGACGTGGGCAGCCTCAACGGCACATACGTCAACAGGGAGCGGATCGACTCGGTCGCCCTCTCGAACGGCGACGAGGTGCAGATCGGCAAGTACCGGCTGGTCTTCTACGCGAGCCAGCGGGGCATCTGA